The window TATCACGGCCATGAAGAAGGAAAAAGAGAAAAAGACGAACTTTGTTCTTTTGTCCGCAGCATTGATCAATCCATCGCTCATGTGCTGCTTTACCAATTTATCAATCAAATTAACGATCCGCCGTTTATTATTGCCTTGGAAAAAAGGAATGACATCTTCGGCGAGATTGAAAGATAAAAAAGGCAACTGGCTGATAAACCAGTTGCTTTTTCTTTTTCATTCAGATTGGCTTTTACTTAAGCACTTCTTCCGCAATCAGTTCATAAGAGCGCAAACGGTCTTCAAAGCTGTAAGTGATGGACACCAACACAATTTCTTCCGTTTCATATAATTCACTTAAGCGCAAGAGTTGATCGTGGACCTGTTTCGGATCACCGATAATCATCCGTTTTCGATTCTCCTGAACGATCTTTCGTTCCAATGAATCGTACGAATATTGAGCGGCTTTTTCCGGGCTTATAGTCCCGTTAAGTGTCGTTCCCCGTTCCAGCATAAGTAAAGTTAAGTCTAAACTTGAAGCAATTCGTTCCGCCTCTTCTTCTGTTTCTCCGCAAATGGCAAAAACCGCTACCATATTTTTAGGCTCGCTTAAATACTTGGACGGTCGGAACTGACGGCGATACTCTTTTGTAAACTCCGGACCTCCCTCCCCATTGATAAACTGGGCAAATGTATAGGGCAGTCCTTTTTGAGCAGCCAGTTCTGCGCTGGAAAGGCTGGAACCAAGCATCCAAACTTCAGGAACAGTCTGTGTAACAGGAGAAGCTTTCAATCCGTAATACGGATGACTTTCATCCAGCGCATCGTATAGATAGGTGAGCAGTTCATCAATTTGTTCGGAATAACGGTCAACTTTGCGGTACTGGCCGTTGTTTAACGCCAGCGTGGCTCTCGGCATTCCACCGGGGGCACGTCCTATTCCTAAATCGATTCGTTTCGGATTCAGCGCTTCTAAAACACGAAAATTTTCCGCCACTTTAAACGGACTGTAATGAGTGAGCATTACCCCGCCGGAACCTAGCCGGATTTTTTTCGTTTTGGCTGCCAGATAGGATATCAACACTTCCGGTGAAGATCCTGCTAAAGTGGTTGAATCATGGTGTTCAGAAACCCAAAAACGCTCATATCCCAATTTTTCTACATGCTGAGCCAATTTCACTGTTTTGGAGAGTGCTTCTTCCGCCGTCATTCCTTCTGAAATGGGCGACTGATCTAAAACACTTAATTTTAAAGCCACTTCTTTACATCCCCTTATTGAAAACTTTGGTTTGATTGTTTCATTATTCACTATGAGCGGCTAAATGTCTAATAAATTGCTCTTCCTTAACGTCACCAATACTTTCGGAAACATTCCATGAATGAACGAACGGATGAAAAACGGCTCTTTTTGTATGTTTCTGTCCAAACAGAAAAAGGTTATTTGGACACATGCTGACGAAATTTTCGATACATTCTGCCGTTATAATAGAAAAAGTAGCTGGTCGAACCTCCAAAACGGATAATTTTCTTCGCTAAAGACTGAACATCCTTTTGTTGGTTGACTTTATCCTCCGATAAATAAATGCCAAGGAGCCCCCTGTTGATCAATTGATGAAATTTGGCATGAGGCAAATGTTTCGTGCTGCTATCCGCTTTTTGAATAAAATATTGAA of the Bacillus smithii genome contains:
- a CDS encoding LLM class flavin-dependent oxidoreductase, whose amino-acid sequence is MALKLSVLDQSPISEGMTAEEALSKTVKLAQHVEKLGYERFWVSEHHDSTTLAGSSPEVLISYLAAKTKKIRLGSGGVMLTHYSPFKVAENFRVLEALNPKRIDLGIGRAPGGMPRATLALNNGQYRKVDRYSEQIDELLTYLYDALDESHPYYGLKASPVTQTVPEVWMLGSSLSSAELAAQKGLPYTFAQFINGEGGPEFTKEYRRQFRPSKYLSEPKNMVAVFAICGETEEEAERIASSLDLTLLMLERGTTLNGTISPEKAAQYSYDSLERKIVQENRKRMIIGDPKQVHDQLLRLSELYETEEIVLVSITYSFEDRLRSYELIAEEVLK